Proteins encoded within one genomic window of Guyparkeria hydrothermalis:
- a CDS encoding M23 family metallopeptidase, with protein MAFVFLAGSWAFTSYYLRYVFPGLFAVVAVFLYPRTGRGNSKARTRFSGITVLRASVFLLFSVLNALVIASHYPSGETLDVDFPLRSGTYYVLQGGGSAVTNPFHALSSDRKAVDIVKLNRFGNRADGIAPRALSAYEIFGETLHSPCEGRIDRVRDGLLDNPPGHPVTEQSEGNYVVLRCDEADIFMAHLKRGSIRVAPGEVVTAGQPLAEIGNSGNSLEPHLHISATKNDRAIGLQLNGRSLSMNSVVRRGEEVHN; from the coding sequence ATGGCCTTTGTGTTTCTCGCGGGTAGCTGGGCCTTTACCAGTTATTACCTGCGGTACGTTTTTCCTGGCTTGTTTGCCGTTGTCGCGGTGTTTCTGTACCCCCGAACGGGGCGTGGCAACTCTAAAGCTCGGACGCGCTTCAGCGGGATCACGGTCCTGCGTGCTTCGGTATTTCTCTTGTTCTCGGTGCTGAACGCGCTAGTGATTGCGTCGCATTACCCATCGGGCGAGACGCTTGATGTCGATTTCCCGCTTCGCTCCGGCACTTACTACGTGCTCCAGGGTGGGGGCAGTGCCGTCACCAACCCCTTCCACGCCCTGAGTAGCGACAGGAAGGCTGTCGATATCGTCAAGCTGAACCGGTTTGGCAATCGGGCGGACGGTATCGCCCCGCGTGCGTTGAGCGCCTACGAGATCTTCGGCGAGACGCTTCATAGCCCGTGCGAAGGACGCATTGACCGGGTTCGCGACGGTCTGCTGGACAACCCGCCTGGACACCCGGTCACGGAGCAGTCGGAGGGCAACTATGTCGTGTTGCGGTGTGACGAGGCGGATATCTTCATGGCCCACCTCAAGCGCGGCAGCATCAGAGTGGCGCCAGGGGAGGTCGTAACGGCGGGGCAGCCGTTGGCCGAAATCGGCAATTCGGGAAACAGCCTTGAACCACATCTTCATATCAGTGCGACAAAAAACGACCGGGCGATCGGGCTTCAGTTAAACGGGCGGTCATTGTCGATGAACAGCGTGGTCCGCCGAGGTGAAGAGGTGCATAACTAG